A genomic region of Pithys albifrons albifrons isolate INPA30051 chromosome 20, PitAlb_v1, whole genome shotgun sequence contains the following coding sequences:
- the CCDC187 gene encoding coiled-coil domain-containing protein 187 isoform X5 — protein MEWCQISGSQKKALAREELWKGSPAALTPSWTQICWTESPAGTSGSSRMIPLSLREASRSAPSSPARDWAVGGKGTAGTWTPAKNLDRPRRDNFWDQADPRGHTVQKEKPACSLHHPPHSPAGSRSFLAVPGGNWTNTPMPMALLPPTCHLPPASKASDQKLEELWTKSPQNKLEQLKKRIQEQKRKQQAAPREQKHLISAQEPMANRALKRKVCRVGSAPPAPAYRDQRGRSSAQRTQTQSQRLPPPKSSVLERPGAGKGAKLPGASAWREGQKLARKLLGPPPEFPNLRSRAEEQSTANTFEPGRGFETIPVMENSWRDKGRDPVGKSPEFQSWRAVGRGSNATTEDTNQALSTFHFQSHDGNRPTRLPKDTAKGKGSPGIVLQQFLGLHSPPPGLWGITPSAFCGERAQPSLMPEGAKPSTPGSCSRGKSASPQRLKGLSSPAQRASEKENLKHPSKRRVNLKNPHPYSPEIVREFMNRKKEERKRKLLKEKKSLVEAAEMRKKRLQEVYRKQKEAIGKKSCPDQMYKLIGKAAPAKGNPQCDLEHEQSSGGILGRSSMAWLDGTPCPLLHRDHTGRNQLPESAQSPKKGEALAPPEPLGCECCFLSEDLRECCPPALPSPPLRFSPPQDNAKPFSKDLISELSPYRSKQDRVKAIHSLSKELEEKIDMTTKRLSAESWVKDSADKTSTQTTLDLHNDSSSVPEPETSRDKLDRKMTAQMLLDVADPDVLCVSPSREFPGLDRVRLVGSTEGATALDRQQEMPTPLPGGSSERKEFPWIIHSTAQRHLSTGGDLSNTLQGFPVSKGSEVDINPWHGKPIASPASPAHRFLSGSPQRGLTAQGDHYPCRTILEVQNQEEKTNQSPEESLKIPDSLSFQPSAALSTRAETDGSEQALGGGDCSCTELKEKHRSHLDTLRQTSLLLAHKLQVHQLQQKQQLRVLREKAKQEVQESQRILRDLLQHSPEESRSSRGSDPSVPGLCHTGQTWRGHQLGGDQAAGSNLEIFSLRQPALKIERIHSPVDPKIVGERKPLGGKDLYCSVLQEASLPADPGEPLPNHQALDLLSPLVNLPCGEDSVESSGRASWDSQGSTVIPISGGSGVSCGLSLALAGQCLRAEELRARHQQTLLELRKEALRDKARAELAWLGHHRRVLENLQDSNGASAMAAKQSKILLELKKEQAEIQHLQNIYRAAHQERKLLLKQQREILMLQLSTAQLQKKLHNLPGKQEVVKSQSLDVPLTRCPATEEAIKLKKMRLVSDPKSCSSSAESAAPPERPELAGSKDSCVQLKQKQEEKHQGFSTENKETQAQKQAEESPGLEQPLGLQGPGRCGMVAKRVCGATGGTTGSAFVVKDCKNSGLTAQDNVLLPVALANSSGLDEPTSTPIPREGRQCEFLETLLEDKALLSKTVVDPKDNEDINPCGSKFIGKGLWVLSTWCNLCLVQAENTPEGAVKEVEVPVPSEFHQVDHSQCLKHLDHVSHQAPKEELNLRALSEGLAATESSSKANNSSLKCESAKSDSSLPEFQKVSAVQIDTLESSISESESELKHGEDTDVGVPEEFVHDSGDVFPNLSKEVPVAVRDGKETSPTEQHEDDRAESSPCSQKYPGDVLDRGCAEHLLPFIPTDKAKPAHSSQSDSPAVGMDEQKEWVAKRNQSNPTTKRQAVKEGRTELTSSASSRKELFQAENCSSKGEDDATSIRDKGLPPSAEDALSEILSPVDEILSYGSADLPSTNKKDLSFLSEDLPPPPLGAGAVKSDDLPFSRDDFPAPPEQMTGSETSQGMDGDISLKMDALPPLPDNIMPEEFPLLNQETIDALSTQGSRLSEQSSLKAISSSKEDLSEHQQGEHETPLQHLELLPVSNPVSSGQAGKSPKFPMQQSKTHSMLPSTGGDSDDPLLPFEIGHRVFVRQTQPGTLMFKGLTHFGSGHWAGVALDKAEGDNAGTYQGVKYFGCAQHCGVFVRPEEVSHLLGENKNSSNYSGEEDSDSCDDESFKGGCKYSEDDEQREGFTEEKAEDPKSAGGSEIKENQSGLHTALLHEKEQKFPHSNQCKCNESLCQKSLMCLGSDKEKPEVTQIKQRILAAVLPMKGKTNNTDEVNTGKNICCLVEDQKRIKLADDIASELGKKLLFDILIAFSETAQHEYKSAFEKDTMNYSKGLRQGNNQKLFLLKENAVPVLSESSAKVSDVLLGDFDALCIHGCHTVAERIVTKFIDDAVKEYKKIKRKHGSKADKILNLSSETSPNTLPFLTKILDAAVFGSSEDFVQPNSDQHVLGRQRQKQYLYKLDQWHSAPWKKTVEVPLVIPHYSSYVKNLSACAVEELWTPENINSNFKTIGVPKCFEWNDLPGNDVEAESKRMYNQVIFDLTRELCAEHQVTANPGMFPWMKRNVGSCCSRCFCTRTDVSDVKVFIQGEIIKIMNLEKNDLEMKRKILNMTKYGNRKRDRVDLILVQELHKEESQWTYYGDDELTVKMRMTEGIFDTLILDTIRVLNKIYLRRASD, from the exons cctccctcccacaTGCCACCTGCCACCAGCCAGCAAGGCCAGTGACCAGAAACTGGAAGAGCTGTGGACAAAATCACCCCAAAATAAGTTGGAGCAACTCAAGAAGAGGATCCAGgagcagaagagaaagcaaCAAGCAGCACCTCGGGAGCAGAAACACCTCATTTCTGCTCAAGAGCCAATGGCAAACAGAGCCCTGAAGAGAAAGGTGTGcagggtgggctctgctcctcctgctccagcttaCAGAG ACCAAAGAGGGAGAAGCTCAGCACAGAGGACCCAAACACAAAGCCAGAGACTGCCTCCACCCAAGTCCTCTGTCCTGGAGAGaccaggggcagggaaag GTGCAAAGCTGCCTGGTGCTTCTGCATGGAGAGAAGGACAGAAGTTGGCTAGAAAGTTGCTTGGCCCACCCCCTGAATTTCCAAacctgaggagcagagctgaagagcagagcacagcaaacaCTTTTG AACCTGGCAGAGGATTTGAGACAATACCAGTGATGGAAAACAGCTGGAGAGACAAGGGAAGGGACCCTGTGGGGAagagccctgaattccagagctggagggctgtgggaaggggcagcaatGCAACAACTGAGGATACAAACCAAGCACTCAGCACCTTCCACTTCCAGTCCCATGATGGGAACAGACCTACCAGACTCCCAAAAGATACTGCAAAAGGAAAGGGATCCCCAGGGATTGTTCTGCAGCAATTCCTAGGGCTCCATTCTCCTCCACCTGGACTTTGGGGCATAACTCCCTCTGCCTTCTGTGGGGAAAGGGCACAACCCTCACTAATGCCAGAGGGAGCCAAGCCCAGCACCCCaggaagctgcagcagagggaaaagtgCATCTCCTCAGAGGCTGAAAGGCTTGAGCAGCCCTGCACAGAGAGCATCTGAGAAAGAAAACCTGAAGCACCCTTCAAAGAGGAGGGTAAACCTGAAAAACCCTCACCCCTACAGCCCTGAAATCGTTCGGGAATTTATGaatagaaaaaaggaagaaaggaagagaaaactcCTCAAAGAGAAAAAGTCTTTGGTGGAGGCTGCAGAGATGAGGAAGAAGAGACTGCAAGAGGTGTACAGGAAACAGAAAGAAGccattgggaagaaatcctgtCCTGACCAGATGTACAAGCTCATTGGGAAAGCAGCTCCTGCAAAAGGAAATCCTCAGTGTGACCTTGAGCAT GAGCAAAGCAGTGGGGGAATCCTGGGGAGGAGTTCCATGGCCTGGCTGGATGGAACACCCTGCCCTCTACTGCACAGAGATCACACAGGCAG gAATCAACTTCCAGAATCTGCTCAATCCCCTAAAAAAGGAGAGGCATTGGCTCCTCCAGAACCCCTGGGATGTGAATGCTGCTTTCTCAGTGAGGATTTGAGGGAGTGctgtcccccagctctgccttcaccTCCTCTGAGATTTTCCCCTCCTCAGGACAATGCAAAACCTTTCTCCAAGGACTTGATTTCTGAACTTTCTCCTTACAGAAGCAAACAGGATCGAGTGAAAGCCATTCATAGTCTGTCCAAGGAACTAGAAGAAAAGATTGACATGACAACTAAGAGGCTGAGTGCAGAAAGCTGGGTTAAAGACTCTGCTGACAAAACATCAACACAGACAACTTTGGATCTTCACAATGACTCCTCTTCTGTCCCAGAACCTGAGACTTCCAGAGATAAGCTAGACAGGAAAATGACTGCACAAATGCTTCTGGATGTTGCTGATCCTGATGTGCTATGTGTGTCACCCAGCAGGGAATTTCCTGGACTGGACAGGGTTAGACTTGTGGGTAGCACTGAGGGAGCAACAGCCCTGGACAGGCAGCAGGAAATGCCCACTCCTTTGCCTGGTGGGAGTTCTGAGAGGAAAGAATTCCCCTGGATCattcacagcacagcacagaggcacCTCAGCACTGGGGGAGACCTGAGCAACACATTGCAAG GTTTCCCTGTGAGTAAAGGCTCCGAGGTGGACATAAACCCCTGGCATGGAAAGCCAATAGCCAGCCCAGCCTCTCCAGCTCACAGATTCCTCTCTGGAAG CCCGCAGAGAGGACTCACAGCCCAGGGGGATCACTATCCATGTAGGACGATTTTGGAGGTTCAGAACCAAGAGGAAAAGACCAACCAGTCTCCTGAAGAGAGCCTGAAGATCCCTGACAGCCTGAGCTTCCagccctctgctgctctgagcacccGAGCTGAGACTGATGGCTCTGAGCAGGCCTTGG GTGGGGGAGACTGTAGCTGCACAGAGCTGAAAGAGAAGCACAGGAGCCACCTGGACACTCTGAGGCAAACCTCCCTACTGCTGGCTCACAAACTGCAG GTCCATCAGCtccagcagaaacagcagcttaGAGTGCTGagggagaaagcaaagcaagaggTTCAGGAAAGCCAGAGGATTTTGAGggacctgctgcagcacagcccagag gagagcaggagctccAGAGGCAGCGATCCTTCTGTGCCAGGGTTGTGCCACACAGGGCAGACATGGAGAGGACACCAGCTGGGAGGTGACCAAGCTGCTGGCAG TAATCTGGAGATTTTTTCACTGAGACAACCTGCATTGAAGATAGAAAGAATTCACAGTCCAGTGGATCCCAAAATAGTGGGAGAAAGGAAACCTCTAGGAGGAAAAGATCTGTATTGCTCAGTGCTTCAAGAAG CATCCCTGCCAGCAGATCCTGGGGAGCCACTGCCCAACCACCAAGCCTTGGACCTGTTGTCACCTCTGGTGAACCTGCCCTGTGGGGAGGACTCTGTCGAGAGCAGTGGCAGAGCCAGCTGGGACAGCCAG ggcagcacagtCATTCCCATCTCCGGAGGCTCCGGCGTGTCCTGCGGTCTCAGCCTGGCGCTGGCGGGGCAGTGTCtgagggcagaggagctgcGGGCTCGGCACcagcaaaccctcctggagctccgCAAAGAGGCACTGAGGGACaaggccagggcagagctggcctgGCTGGGCCACCACAGACG TGTTCTGGAAAACCTGCAGGACAGTAATGGAGCCTCTGCCAtggcagcaaagcagagcaaaatCCTCCTGGAGCTGAAAAAGGAGCAG GCAGAGATCCAGCACCTGCAAAACATCTACAGGGCAGCCCATCAAGAAAGGAAGCTCTTATTaaagcagcaaagagaaatCCTAATGCTGCAGCTTtcaacagcacagctccagaagAAGCTGCACAATCTGCCTGGGAAGCAAGAGGTGGTGAAGTCACAGTCTCTGGATGTCCCG cTTACAAGGTGCCCAGCAACTGAAGAAGCAataaagctgaagaaaatgaggCTTGTTTCTGACCCAAAGTCCTGCTCCTCTTCAGCAGAGTCTGCAGCCCCCCCAGAAAGgcctgagctggcagggagTAAAGACAGTTGTGTCCAACTCAAGCAAAAACAGGAGGAGAAACATCAGGG CTTTTCTACTGAGAACAAGGAAACTCAAGCCCAGAAACAGGCAGAGGAGTCCCCGGGTTTGGAGCAGCCCCTTGGCCTGCAAGGTCCTGGCAGGTGTGGAATGGTGGCCAAGAGAGTGTGTGGTGCTACTGGTGGAACCACAGGCTCAGCCTTTGTGGTTAAAGACTGCAAAAACTCAG GACTTACTGCTCAGGATAATGTTTTATTACCTGTGGCACTTGCAAATTCATCTGGATTGGATGAACCTACATCCACACCCATTCCAAGGGAAGGCAGACAGTGTGAATTTCTG GAAACTCTGCTGGAGGACAAGGCACTTCTATCAAAAACAGTGGTAGATCCTAAAGACAATGAAGATATTAATCCATGTGGCAGCAAGTTCATAGGGAAGGGCCTGTGGGTTCTTTCTACCTGGTGTAACCTGTGCCTGGTTCAGGCAGAAAATACTCCTGAAGGAGCAG tTAAAGAAGTGGAAGTGCCTGTCCCTTCTGAGTTCCATCAGGTGGATCACAGTCAGTGTTTGAAGCATTTGGACCATGTTTCTCATCAAGCTCCCAAGGAAGAACTAAATTTGAGAGCACTTTCTGAAGGATTAGCTGCCACTGAATCATCATCCAAGGCAAACAACTCCTCTTTGAAATGTGAAAGTGCCAAATCAGACTCTTCactcccagaatttcagaaagtATCTGCAGTTCAGATTGACACCTTGGAAAGCTCCATTTCAGAGTCAGAGTCAGAGCTGAAACATGGAGAGGACACAGATGTTGGTGTCCCAGAGGAGTTTGTCCATGACAGTGGTGATGTGTTTCCCAATCTTTCCAAAGAGGTGCCCGTAGCAGtaagggatggaaaggaaacaTCACCTACTGAGCAACATGAAGATGACAGGGCTGAGAGTTCACCATGCTCCCAGAAATACCCTGGAGATGTGTTGGATCGTGGCTGCGCTGAGCATTTGCTTCCTTTCATTCCAACAGACAAAGCCAAGCCAGCACATTCCTCCCAGTctgacagccctgctgtgggaatGGATGAGCAAAAAGAATGGGTggcaaaaagaaatcaaagtaaCCCCACAACCAAAAGACAAGCTGTGAAGGAAGGGAGGACAGAACTGACTTCTTCTGCTTCCTCAAGAAAGGAATTGTTTCAAGCTGAGAACTGCTCTTCCAAAGGGGAAGATGATGCAACTTCCATTAGGGATAAAGGTCTCCCTCCAAGTGCTGAGGATGCCTTGTCAGAAATACTGTCTCCTGTGGATGAAATATTGTCCTATGGAAGTGCTGACTTGCCATCCACTAACAAAAAGGATTTGTCATTTCTAAGTGAAgatcttcctcctccccctttaGGTGCAGGTGCAGTGAAAAGTGATGATCTTCCCTTCAGCAGGGATGATTTCCCAGCTCCACCAGAACAAATGACAGGCTCAGAGACTAGTCAGGGTATGGATGGAGATATATCACTGAAAATGGATGCATTGCCCCCATTACCTGATAACATCATGCCTGAAGAATTTCCCCTGCTCAATCAAGAGACAATTGATGCTTTATCAACTCAGGGTAGTCGACTCTCAGAACAATCTTCACTTAAAGCCATTTCCAGCTCCAAGGAGGACTTATCAGAACACCAGCAAGGAGAACATGAGACACCTTTGCAGCATTTGGAGCTCCTGCCTGTGTCAAACCCTGTTTCTTCTGGCCAGGCTGGTAAAAGCCCCAAGTTCCCAATGCAACAGTCCAAAACTCACTCAatgctgcccagcactgggggggACAGTGATGACCCTTTGTTACCATTTGAAATTGGGCACAGAGTGTTCGTGAGGCAGACCCAGCCTGGCACCCTGATGTTCAAAGGACTCACTCACTTTGGTAGTGGCCACTGGGCTGGGGTTGCCCTGGACAAAGCTGAGGGTGACAATGCTGGAACTTACCAAGGGGTGAAGTACTTTGGGTGTGCTCAGCACTGCGGTGTCTTTGTCAGGCCTGAGGAGGTTTCACACCTGTTGGGGGAGAACAAAAACAGTTCCAATTACAGTGGGGAAGAAGACTCTGACTCCTGTGATGATGAATCCTTCAAAGGAGGCTGCAAATACTCTGAAGATGATGAGCAGAGAGAGGGGTTTacagaggagaaagcagaagaCCCAAAAAGTGCAGGAggttcagaaataaaagaaaaccagtcTGGGTTACACACTGCCTTGCTGCATGAAAAAGAGCAAAAGTTTCCACATTCCAACCAGTGTAAGTGTAATGAATCTCTCTGTCAAAAGAGCTTAATGTGCTTGGGATCAGATAAGGAAAAACCAGAAGTgacacaaataaaacaaaggaTACTTGCAGCTGTGCTTCCAATGAAAGGCAAAACCAATAACACAGATGAGGTAAACACGGGCAAAAATATTTGTTGCTTGGTAGAGGATCAGAAAAGAATTAAACTTGCTGATGATATTGCAAGTGAACTCGGTAAAAAACTTCTGTTTGacattttaattgcattttctgaAACAGCTCAACACGAATATAAAAGTGCCTTTGAAAAGGACACGATGAATTACAGCAAAGGCCTAAGGCAAGGCAACAATCAGAAACTGTTTCTCctcaaagaaaatgcagttcCTGTCTTATCTGAATCATCAGCAAAGGTTTCTGATGTTTTACTGGGTGATTTTGATGCACTTTGTATTCATGGTTGTCACACAGTAGCAGAAAGAATTGTAACTAAATTTATAGACGATGCAGTTAAAGAATATaagaagattaaaagaaaacatggatCAAAAGCAGACAAGATACTTAATTTATCTTCAGAGACTTCTCCAAACACTCTGCCA TTCCTTACAAAAATCCTTGATGCTGCTGTTTTTGGAAGCTCTGAAGACTTTGTTCAGCCTAATTCTGACCAACACGTGCTGGGGAGACAAAGACAAAAGCAATATTTGTACAAATTAGATCAGTGGCACTCAGCTCCTTGGAAGAAAACTGTGGAAGTTCCTCTTGTGATACCACATTACAGTTCTTATGTTAAAAACTTGTCTGCATGTGCTGTAGAAGAATTATGGACCCCAGAAAACATAAATTCAAATTTCAAGACCATTGGTGTGCCAAAGTGCTTTGAATGGAATGATCTCCCAGGGAATGATGTGGAAGCAGAAAGCAAGAGGATGTATAACCAG GTCATATTTGATTTGACCCGTGAGTTGTGTGCAGAACATCAGGTGACTGCAAATCCAGGAATGTTTCCATGGATGAAAAGAAACGTGGGATCTTGCTGTTCCAGGTGTTTCTGCACAAGGACAGATGTCAGTGATGTCAAG gtGTTTATTCAGGgggaaattattaaaataatgaacCTGGAAAAGAATGActtagaaatgaaaagaaaaatcctaaaTATGACCAAGTATGGAAACCGTAAGAGAGACAGAGTGGACCTTATTCTG GTTCAGGAGCTCCATAAAGAAGAGTCTCAGTGGACTTACTATGGGGATGATGAGTTAACAGTGAAGATGAGGATGACTGAAGGCATATTTGATACCTTGATCCTTGATACAATCAGGGTTCTTAATAAGATTTATCTGAGAAGAGCCTCTGATTAA